From Nonomuraea helvata, a single genomic window includes:
- a CDS encoding PP2C family protein-serine/threonine phosphatase — translation MIEGGRREGPYLSTPVFVAGLVVFTTTVTALDILTGTAVRLFPLLIFLPAIVAGLGTVRQTVLASLWVILVVAGLTSYLGGELDDKLLAGGFTTLFGALAVLGCRYRVRREEEVRRLRSAASALQRLIVRPLPLRTADVVVDGLYQPVEEEPMVGGDMYEVAVSQHGTRVLIADVQGKGLPAIGTALAVLGSFREAAYREDTLNGVVEALEKAVVRQNTFAATTGEPERLVTALVLDIGPGLGVEAVNCGHIVPYMIHYGVARQVCLGEPSVPLGVAALTTEPRTSARFAFPPGATLVLCTDGVTEARDPGGAFYPLAERLRAWAPDPPDSLAHVLGADVRAFTRTDPRDDIAIVTLRRRRARDDRPRGARTPS, via the coding sequence GTGATCGAAGGCGGGAGACGCGAAGGGCCTTATCTCTCGACGCCCGTCTTCGTCGCCGGGCTCGTCGTCTTCACCACGACGGTGACCGCGCTGGACATCCTCACGGGCACGGCGGTGCGGCTGTTCCCGCTGCTGATCTTCCTGCCCGCGATCGTCGCCGGGCTCGGCACGGTGCGGCAGACGGTCCTGGCGTCGCTGTGGGTGATCCTGGTGGTGGCCGGGCTCACCAGTTACCTGGGCGGCGAGCTGGACGACAAACTGCTGGCGGGCGGGTTCACCACCCTGTTCGGGGCGCTGGCCGTGCTCGGCTGCCGCTACCGCGTGCGGCGCGAGGAGGAGGTGCGCCGGCTGCGATCGGCGGCGTCCGCCCTGCAGCGGCTGATCGTGCGCCCGCTGCCGCTGCGCACCGCCGACGTGGTCGTCGACGGCCTCTACCAGCCGGTGGAGGAGGAGCCGATGGTGGGCGGCGACATGTACGAGGTGGCCGTCTCCCAGCACGGCACCCGCGTGCTCATCGCCGACGTGCAGGGCAAGGGACTGCCCGCGATCGGGACCGCGCTGGCGGTGCTGGGGTCGTTCAGGGAGGCCGCGTACCGCGAGGACACCCTGAACGGCGTCGTGGAGGCGCTGGAGAAGGCCGTGGTCAGGCAGAACACGTTCGCCGCCACCACCGGGGAGCCGGAGCGCCTGGTCACCGCCCTCGTGCTCGACATCGGCCCGGGACTGGGCGTCGAAGCGGTCAACTGCGGGCACATCGTCCCGTACATGATCCACTACGGCGTCGCGCGGCAGGTGTGCCTAGGGGAGCCGTCCGTGCCGCTCGGCGTGGCGGCGCTGACCACCGAGCCGCGGACGAGCGCGCGGTTCGCGTTCCCGCCGGGCGCGACGCTGGTGCTGTGCACCGACGGCGTCACCGAGGCCCGCGACCCAGGAGGCGCCTTCTACCCGCTGGCCGAACGCCTGCGCGCGTGGGCGCCCGACCCGCCCGACAGCCTCGCCCATGTGCTGGGCGCCGACGTGCGCGCCTTCACCAGGACGGACCCGCGCGACGACATCGCGATCGTCACCCTGCGCAGGCGGCGGGCGCGCGACGACCGGCCGCGGGGCGCCCGTACACCATCATGA